A window of Toxotes jaculatrix isolate fToxJac2 chromosome 11, fToxJac2.pri, whole genome shotgun sequence genomic DNA:
ATGCAGTTTGTGCTCTCACCTGTGGGCGGGGCTTTACGATGGCGTATAAATGCCTTTGAATGGTAGTATGTCGGCAATGCgacatctgtctttgtgtttcatgGCATGAGTGAGTAAAGTGAAATAAgtattttcctgtttattttcttattttctgttgctgtttatgAAGCTCGAGAGGATAAATGGTGTAGGCTGCATAGAGCGCTTCTTTTCCATCTTGTCTCGTGTTAAACTCACGCGAGAtttgtttgtgcgtgcgtgcgtgcgtgcatctGTGTgcctcagtgtctgtctgaGCGTGCGTGAGTGAATGGGGTAAAATAAGCACAGCACGTTTTGTAACTTCAAGTAGTGTTTTTTTACTACAAACTCACGAGTGTGCGAGTTTTCACAATGAGTTTTGGCCTGTATGTTGGCGCTGTAAAATTCGCTCGCTGCAAAACTCTACTTCCGCTCCCTCGAGTGTGCGTGTGGACCATTAGTTCCGGCAAGATGGCGATGTTTTACATCAGATGTCTTCAAGATCTGCCCAAGCTAACCATATCAGATGTCCACAGACTCGTCCGAAAGGGATGCACTTCCCCCCGGAGTAAACGGGGAAAGGGGTACAAGATGTACCTTTCAAGTTTTAGTGATAACTATGAAGGTAAGTTTGAAATTAGCAGCAAAATACCACTGTGTCACACTGTGGTATCGCTAAGTAGCTAGCAGTAacttacaattttttttgtttttttccgaCGTTTGACGCTTTTTAGTTGAGGTGCATAcgaacaaaaaaacacagcacctTGAAAAAAGCGCTAAATTTTCTCGACCAGAAGAAACGATTCACCCTGATGCAGAGAAAGCATAACCTATCGCTATGGGACACTACgtgtaagataagataagatagactttattcatcccacaacggggaaattcaattgttacagcagcatatagaaaaaggtagaaaacggcagtaaaagaaaatataaaaataacaatatacaatccaaaaacacaatggagaaaaacaaaggcaaaagtactcaggttataaatattatatactatatacaaaaggtgcttgagtctttgtagagaaagtgactggtgatgtatgtaaacataaaaacagaattatggcagtgcagagcagtagGAATATGTAACATGGTTTCATTATGTGTTGTCATTGTACAACCTCACAACTGTTGGGATGAAGGACCTGCGGTACCTCTCCTTCTTACACCGCGGGTGTAGGAgtctggagctgaaggagctgctgagggaccccacagtgtcatgtagggggtgggaggtgttgtccatgatggatgtcagcttagccaacatccttctctcccctacttcctccacagagtccagaggacagtccaggacAGAGCTTGCTCTCCGTATCAGTCTGTTGAGCTTTcccctgtccctgtctgtactgccccctctccagcagacaacagcataaaaaatggctgaggccatcacagagtcataaaaagtccTGAGCAGAGGCCTGCACACTCCGAAGGACCTCAAcctcctcagcaggtggagtcGACTCTGTCCCTTCTTGTAGAGGGCATGGGTGtggtcagtccagtccagtttattgtttaggtgaacacccaggaaTTTGTAGCTGTCCACCAGCTCGATGTCCaatccctggatgttcaccgaaGTGAGGTGATGTCCTTTCCTCTGGAAGTTGATgatcatctcctttgtcttgctcgtgttgagctgcagctggttgagctCACTCCAGCAGGCAAAGTCCTTGATGACCTTCCTGTATTCCAGGTCATTTCCCTCAGAAACACAGCCAACGACAGCTGTGTCATCCGAGAACTTCTGGATGTGGCAGTGGGTGGTGTTGTAGGTGAAGTCCGAGGTGTAcagtgtgaagaggaagggggagagcaCGGTACCCTGAGGGGCTCCTGTACTGCACAGcaccacatcagacacacagtgatgcagcctcacatactgtggtctgtctgtgagatAGTCTTTTGTCCATGCAGCCAGGCGTTGGTCCACTCCCATGTTCTCCATCTTCACACTGAGCAGTGACGGCTGGATTGTGTTAAAAGCACTggagaagtcaaagaacatgaCCCTCACAGCACTCCCGCTGTCCTCCAGGTGTAGCAGTGATCTGTGCAGCAGGTAGGTCACTGCGTCGTCCACCCCTATCCCCGTCTGAtaagcaaactgcagaggatctaGTTGTGAGCCCACAATCTCTCGCAGCTGCCTCAGGATGATCCTCTCCATAGTCTTCATTAGATGAGACGTCAGAGCAACAGGCCTGAAGTGGTTTGGCTCCTTTGGACGCGATGTCTTCGGGACCGGAACCACACAGGAGGTTTTCCACAAGGCCGGGACCTTCTCCAGTCTCAGGCTCAAGTTGAACATGTGACTGAACACGCCGCAGAGCTGATCAGCACAGTCCTTCAGGAGTCGAGGGCTGATCCCGTCCGGGCCTGGGGCCTTCCTTGCCTTGATCTTCTTAAGCTGACTCCTCACCTGATTGTCAGTTATggagagggggggtgggggggtggccGTAGGAGAATCTCTCAGTGGGGCTGGTGTTCTGATGAGGGGGCAGTCATCAGGTGTTGAGGGTGGCAGGCTgaggaatgggggggggggggggggggagaggaggtggcaggggaggtgaaggaggaggagggagagggagaggaggaggaggaggggagggaggaagaggaggaggaagaggaggaggaaaggggggggaggggaggaggaggaggacgaaggggaggagggggggaggaggaggaagaggaaggggaggaggaggggggagaggaagaagaggaggggggagaggaggagggggaagaggaagaggaggccaaatcaaatctgttgaaaaacagattcagttggTCCGCCCAGTCCTTGTCCCCGCCAGCCTGTTCTCTCCCCACTCCCTTCCCATGGCCTGTGATGGTCTGCAGTCCTCTCCAGACCTCTCTGGCGTTGTTCTGCTCCAGGCTCttctccagtttcctcctgtaCTGTTCCTTCCCTTGCCTGATCTTCACCCGAAGATCCTTCTGGACTCTCCTCAGTTCCTCCTTGCCCCCTGAGCTGAAGACCCTCTTCTTCTCATTCAGAAGAGCCTTAATCTCAGGGGTCACCCAGGGTTTGTTGTTGGCAAAACACCGTACCATCTTGGAGggcacagtgttttccacacagaagTTGATATAGTCCGTGATGCAGTGGgtcatgctgttgatgtcaTCGCCATGGGGGCTGCAGAGTGCATCCCAGTCTGTTGTCTGGAAGCAGTCTCTGAGTCTAGCACTGCTCTCCTCAGTCCATTGTTTCACAGGCCTCTTCACAGGTCGTTGTTTGATCAACGCAGGGGTGTAGTCTGTGACCAAATGGACAAGGTTGTGGTCAGAACGACCcagcggggggaggggggaagcTGTGTATGCATCCTTGATGTTTGCATACAGTAGGTCCAAAGTTTTATTGTCTCTGGTGCAGCATTTCACATACTGGGTGAAGGTAGGGAGAGCAGATGAAAGGGAAGCATGATTAAAGTCACCGGATATGAGGATGAGGGCTTGAGGGTGCTGGTTCTGGAGATCAGAGATGATGGTGTGGATCTgatctgtagctgcagcagcgaCAGCCGAGGGATGAATGTAAACAGTCACAGCAATCACGTGTGAAATCTCCCTCGGCAGATAGAATGGGCGCATGCTAACCGCTAACAGCTCCAAGTCTCTGGTGCAGACCTGCTCCTTCACAGTAATATGTCCCGGGTGGCAccatctctcatttacaaacaTCGCtatcccccctcctcctttcttcttaccGCTCTCAGCTGAGCTCCTGTCGGCTCGAAGAAGTTGGAAACCGTCCAGAGTGACGTGTGAGTCCGGAGAAAGTTCGTTCAGCCACGTCTCAGTGAAACACATGAGGCTGCATTCTCTGTACTCCCTCTGCAGTCGGGTCAGCGCCGTAAGCTCTTCCATCTTGTTGGGGAGAGATCTTACGTTCCCCATGATGATAGACGGTAAACATGGTTTATACCGTCTTTTCCGCTCCCTGCGCTTAACTCCCGATCTGCATCCACGTTTCCTCCTTCGTAGCTCCTGGGGGATCTCCGGTCTCACAGTGCAGAGAAGAGGTGTGTGACGCAGGGCCAACAGTTGCTCCCGGGTGTAAACAATGGAGCCGTGGTTGAATGGGGTCCcgtggctgtgtgtgttccccACAGCCACACCAAAAACAGCAAAGCGCAAGCTACAAGAATCACAAAAAGACCATCCATAGCTGCACCTTTGCTTAAAGTGTTGGTGTGATAAAAAACTGGTAACAAAAGTACgctaaaaattataaaaaaacactaaaaagagGTAGAAAGGTACAGAGCTGCTGTAACTGGACGCCACTCACGCGGCGCCATCTCTCTCATTTGAGATCTGTGTAGATAGCTGTCAAGTTAGGAGTAGTATGAGATTGTCAGAGGGCCTACCGAATAGTAGTTTGagtatttcttttggtttgCGTTGTAATGTATTGGTTCAGAAAATTGGAGACGAGTAGCGCAACCGCCGCGATCAAGATTATTTACCACCGTTGTCCGTGCATCAGGTTGTTTAATCGACTGTACCGTGTTGAAAAGTCCAGTGTGTTTTGATTAACATTGCATGAATGATGCTGAATTCCCACAGTGTCAAACAAAGACCCTGCAGGGAGGGTGACAGTCAGGGCTGTATGTTATAGGTCCATGAGAAGCTTCACGACCACAGGGTAGGGGAGAAAACGTGTTTAATCAGTTCGAGTCTGATTCTGGGTGGTTTTTGTGGCTATAGTTGGTGATGTGCAGTTGAATTATATCCAGTGGGTAGAATTAGTGTTCATGGACAGGGCTGAGTGATGGTCACAATTCATATGTGTGTCATTTGGTTTATTATTAGAAACAGTAGGCAGGTGACctcctgatgtttttttttttttttttttttaaatctatggACACACTGCAGGACTCCAGTGGGGCATAGCTGGCCCTCACTGAAAATTTTAGCGGTGCAAAAAATtgattctctccctctccaatgctgctgctgctgaatctctctgtctgtctgtctgtcacacagacacacacacaggccagaacaacaaaacacaaacgcCACTTTCACGCAAGCAAATTTTCCCTACACATGGTGTGTCCTCCTGTTGTCTCAATGTTTCTATTTTGCTATTTCACTCTTAATCCACATTTTTATGGCTTTTCCCCTTTGgcattgtctgtgtgttcagtgcgTTGTCCCTCaccagtgtgtctgtggtttgtgtgtccgtgtgtctgtgtctgtgtttgtttgtgagtaaGCTGGGGAAATAATATTGCAGTGAAGCAAATAGTATTTGACGCCTTTTAGAAGTTGCATCCTGAAATAATACTATTAACTGTAATAACTATAAACATTTAAGATTTGAAATGAGAGCATAACATAATTGTCTTGCTGTTGGAaagttgtggtttttgtttccacattgtatccttttttgttttttggtcaggcattttatttcaaaacagAGTAGTGGCAGTGATGGCTATGTGTGTTCTGCACTTGTTTCCTGGCATTGACAATGTGAAtgtgatgggtttttttttgtggttttaatgtttttgaaacatttttgtccattttctctTAGATGCCTCGTAGTAAAAGTTTTCGACGCTCTGTGGCAGCGAGGAGAAGGATGATGGAAAACCTGGATTATTCATTCCATGTGGAGGGCTACGTTGCAGGTATGTTTTCAGGTATTTCTTGTTTCAAATTATGTTCACTTTGCAGTtgaattatttgttttaatgttcatcTCATTGTTTGTTAAGCCACTGGGCTGGGGCACTTTTGATGTCCTAATTCTGCTTTATGCGGTGTTAGCACAGGTCGGGGTACGGGTCGCCGTCACCATGTGCAGAAGTGGCCGGTCTCATCACTGACTGGGCGTCAGCACAAGTTGGTGATTCCAGATGAGTCTCCTGATAAGCAGGTATCAGAGTTGAAAATGTGGCTGTATTTCAATGTTAGTTTGTGTTATGTGTGATAATGTAGtctgacatcaaaatgtctaattttttattgcagtttgttCTGCTTGTCGGGGACTCGCATCTTCGAGCTATTGCAGACGGCTTTGTGGAGATGCCTGGCACCAGACACTGTTTTGGTGTCATGTCGACTCCGGGTGCTACAGCTGCTGATTTGAGGATTGAGGTGATGAATGCTGTTCTGGTGCGATCACCtgatgcagtgtgtttgttggCACCAAGCAACAACCTCACAGCCCGTACAACTGTAGATGAGTCCTCTGCAGACTTTGCCAGACTTTTGTACACTGTGTGCAGCCGATGGGAAAAGGTATAAAAAGGCTTCTATGAATTAAAGCTGTAGGTAGGACAGAGAGtctttcttatttctttcttaataattttacttttgcaggtgtgtgtgataGATTTCCCACCTCGATTGAATGTTCCCATGGATCTGCAAGAGCTGCTGCGGAAGGAATATCACCGTGTGGCAGTGTCCATGGGTATGTTTTCGATTTTGtgaaatgtacaaatgtatCTGTTAAACATTATTAACTGTTTTAATAAAGATGcaacttatttttttctgcaattttTTTACATAGGTGTGTCGTATTGGTCACTTGATCAGGACTTTTTTGAGGGGAACAGTAAGTTGTGGTGTCGAGACGGGGTATGTACATGATTGTTACAATGATTGGAATCAACATGTAACATATATATAATTTGACAGATgctaaaatatgtatttttattaattacagGTACATTTAAGTGATGATCATGGGATGGCAGTCTTGGTGGATAATATCTTTCAGGCTACTTCAGTATATGAAATGACACGAGGACTTCAGAAATCTAAATGCAGAGTTTGTCGTTTCATATACTTTCATTCATATACAATGTTGTATTTAATattgtttatttctttgatcTTATCAGCTACTGGAACCAGCAGCACCTAAACCTGAGGTGTCCCCACCAAAGAGATCACCCCTCAAACTGcgttcacgtgtgtgtgttttcagggatCAGTGCAGCAAACTTGCCAAAGAAACTCCCAGTCCTTTTAGGTGGAGACAGGTTGTTGGAGGCAGCaaggtaaaacattttcaaaatgattttttttcaacagtttgattctgtttgtttggttaAAGTGTTTAAACGTTTAAAAATAACTATTAATGCCATATATGCAATACAATTTAATGTAAGTGATATTATTAGAATACTATAAATATTAGAaataatgtgatatttttaCAGTATGTGGCAAACTTTAGAATAATAATtgtttacataaaataaattgttattttttttaaataatacagGTTAATTCAAGGCCTGTGGTGTTGAAAGACTGCTACATTCCTTTGATTCCTATTCGCTTCAGCACCTCATCTTTGGAATCTGTGGACAAGGTTGTGCCATCTGACATAGATACTGAAGAGTCGTGGGCATTTGTTCCAAAGGTAAAATTGTAAATTTGATGTGGTGGCaagacattttttatattttgtgcttACTAAAAACACGCACTAAAACGTGTGTTTGTGAAATTCTTCCATTGacgtgtttttctgtgttattAGAAATGCCAAGTGGAGCCCAAGCGAAAAACCTCTTCCATCAAGAAAGGAAGGGCAGTAGGCAAGGTATGGTAACATAACGTACCATACCTATAAACATAACAGTTTTTTTGGATGCCTTTGAAATTTTGTTAGCTATTTAGCCAACAAAATTTCAAACTAGCCTCAGTGCTTACATGACATAATTAATTTAtgtagtttgtgtttacatACTGGTCCTCTGTTCCTGCAGCAGAAGACATGGAGATCACATCAGATCCAGTTTTGACTGTGAGTCCTGTCATCGCACACACTACAGAACCGGTAAGTGCAATTTCAGTCACTAATAAGGACAGCATAGGCATTCAGGCTGATATTGGTAGTTGTTCTAGGGTAGGGTCCATCAAGGGAACATTTCCTCAGGGACATTCTCGCTTTGTGTATGGAGGAGGTCAGTGTATGGCAACTGCTTATATGGGACATGGGGTTCTGGTGATTTGGACAATGTTCTTGTTGATGGTGACAGTATGTACACAGTCTTGCGTGATGAATGATAAGTCAAAGAGCAGATTGGCTCTCTGTCCCAGATTTGCCTAAAGAGTGGTATGTTGATGGAGTGTTGTTTAGAGTGAAACATGGTGATGTTGCCTGTGGAGAGGTTGGTGTGACTGATGGACCTTTCATTGAACAAGGAATATATTGCAGTTTAGAGGATGGTTTGAGGAACGTGTGTTCAACATATGAAACATGTTTGCTCGCTATGCTCAGTCGCACGTGCGGTTATTGCAACACAGGGACAGTATGTTGTGTTTGATTCTCATGCATGCAGTGACATGGGAATGTCTGATGCAGATGGTACCAGTGTCGTAATGTATTTCGCACATCTTGCACAGTTGATAGTAGGGGTGTGCGATGTGACGATATTAGATCATGAaagattagaaagtgttgacaatctgccagaggagagagatcgtattatggtctatagggcacattctattaattgcagctctatgcctGTGCACAGACGGGCGAGTTTTTtcgaagtttttttttttttaccttgggcaactaacagactgcttcacgtgaacatgaccaaccaatcatggcgaagtacgagcagtgctgattgattttttttctttttttttttttttttaactagcctcgctgttttagtcagggtgtagcgggtagctctggccgacaacgaaagtgaaagcttggagttggtccacagaaagaactccacttcagtcgtatggacagtgttggggagtaacggaatacatatAACGGCGTTACTTACTcagaatacgtaacgccgtttctgtcttggccaacgcattcctgCCCCGGCTCTGTTtagccggctgcggctcaagttctcgctcctgctgctcctcgtccgactccattctgaccaaCTGATCAGGctaatagctcgtttatttacgtttgtttttgtggagctggggcttctgggaaacgcatcgggttgccttcgttcatttagagaataaatataaagtcgtgaaacagagaagtatcgtcacgtaatccattgatttcaacaatgtaactgtattccgAATACtgtctatttaaactgtaactgtaatggaatacagttactcataatttgtattctgaatacgtaacgcagttacatgtattccgttactccccaacactgcgtatggaactggtttgggttttctccaaacgacaaagcacaaacaactgtcatttgcaaactttgcacagagaaggtttgTACTTCGGATGgcaacacaacgaacctctttaaccacctgaagaggcagcatccggaaCAATTTGCTGAGCTctaagcagcgaggccaaccacacatcagccagtggtaatggctaaagacattacacagaaacaaccacctataacacaagcctttgataaaagcacgccatatgagagaagtagcaaacggtggaaagaggtgacttttttatctttagggctaaatttttacatagagaatagtttggttctaaataacttcactgtaaaaatgaactgtgataaaattgtgatcgtgattttaccattaaaaaatcgtgatgtttgccatatcgcccacccccTAGTTGATGGCATACATAGATACAGAAATTGCTGGTCTTTCTATTTGTCAGTGTGGCAACACTGACAATTCTGACCTCagtagaaaacacaaagaatcagTTGATGACTGTgcagcaaagaaaaggaaactgtgTTCCTGATGTCATGTTTGTTGGTGATGTGCAGACACCAAGTTCACAGTTTCATCCTGTAAGTATAAATGTTTCCCAGCAAGTGTGTGCCAAGTTGAATGTAGAGTCAGAGAAGGTAGATGTAGTTTCCACAGAGGTTGGTGCTTTAGGGAGTCCTAAACATCAGAGTAGTTGCTGATGGAAATTATTTGTGGTATGCGGAAATACCATGGAAAGAAAAGATTGGCTTTTGTAAAACACCTTGAAAGGAATGCTGAATGCTGAATTTTCTTCAATGGCTGATTATCTAATCAGATCTAGGATGAGTTAATTCAGTAGCTGGGCAACTGAGTTAGAAattcaagctgctgctgctgattgttTAGGATTAGATGGATTCACTTTTCATGGTGGTTGTTGGCTTTTGTATAGCTGTCAGACAGAATGTTTATCAAATCAGGCAGTTTATCTTGAGAATTGGAATGGCAACAATTATGAGACTGTGTGCTGTGTCAAATATCCAGGATCAGATGCATGTTATGGTTATTGTAAGGGTGAGACACAAAGCTGTGAACATTACAACATAAACAAGAGTTCTCTGTGTAGAGACCATTCCTTTTAGTAGTATTTTAACAAAATACATTAGAGCAAAGAACACGTTTCTGGACTATAACAATTATTATAATCAACTTCATGTAactgaaaaatataaagttgAAACAGTTGAAACCACCTCAGTTTGAAACCtatcaaatgttttatatgAATGCTCATGTCTTGTTAAGTGAGGCTCTAAACATAGAGCCAAAACTATTGTGGACATGGATAAAAGAATATTTGAAGTGGATGCAGATGAACTGGATAACATTGCTCGTATAATAGACAATGATGCTGTGTTAGAAGATGGCTGATGTGAACCTTGGCCTGAACAGGAAGTTGAACGTCGAGAAAGTCTACAGGAACAGCAGGACAGTGCACAAACACTGGAGGGAGAAGCTGAAACCTTTCCTTATTTATCCATAAGCACACACCACTTGTCACATTGGGATCCATCCTTCtaatgtctaaatcatatataaatgttacacaactttagttataaatgacTTAATAAtcttttacaaatgtatatcagtgttttattcatgattagttaactatctactaatagcttataaaggatcgttattctaaagtgttaccgaaatcttcctccatgtcacctccctgctctgtaTAATTCCAAggtaaggactccaggtcctttgtctctttgctgaatgaacagaatcatcaaaccatctgtgtatgagagccatgtaatgtccatgtttgcatgctgaaagagaacgtgctggtctgaccccctcctcctttcagggtggagcctggtggagtccgatggttgagacccggtctgaggaagtgtaagtgtgctgcagctgtgttgtgtcttcttctctccatcagatttctgtgaactcaccatcgacacaaacagtaaacagaaacctcaagctgtctgacaacaacaggaaggtgacagatgtggaggaggatcagtcatatcctgatcatccagacacatttgaccagtgtcctcagctgctgtgtggtaatggtctgactggtcgctgttactgggaggtcgagtgaAGAGGATGGGTTTATATATCAgagagttacagaggaatcagaaggaaaggagacagggatgactgtgtttttggaaagaatgatcagtcctggagtctgatcTGCTCCGATggtggttactctgtttggcacaataacacagtgacatctgtctcctcctcctcttcatcatcttcctctgcctctgacagagtagcagtgtatgtggactgtcctgctggctcctgagtctcctctgactcactgatccacctctacaccttcaacaccacattcactgaacctctgtatcttGAGTTTAGTCTCTGgtggtctggttcctcagtgtctctgtgtagagtgtagcagagagagtctcctcctgttagagaaactctctcactgttgaacagatagtctgtacatgtctgtctctttcactcacacacaccttttcagattcatgtattaaagcagtttatttgttaaactcttctaaatgattccttgtaaacttcttcctct
This region includes:
- the LOC121189298 gene encoding uncharacterized protein LOC121189298 gives rise to the protein MENLDYSFHVEGYVAGRGTGRRHHVQKWPVSSLTGRQHKLVIPDESPDKQFVLLVGDSHLRAIADGFVEMPGTRHCFGVMSTPGATAADLRIEVMNAVLVRSPDAVCLLAPSNNLTARTTVDESSADFARLLYTVCSRWEKVCVIDFPPRLNVPMDLQELLRKEYHRVAVSMGISAANLPKKLPVLLGGDRLLEAASTSSLESVDKVVPSDIDTEESWAFVPKKCQVEPKRKTSSIKKGRAVGKQKTWRSHQIQF